A genomic region of Serratia fonticola contains the following coding sequences:
- a CDS encoding LysR family transcriptional regulator → MDIKQLIYLCNLERERHFGRAAEASFVSQPTLSMRLKNLEKELGVALINRGNNFEGFTAEGERVLAWAREIVSVYQGLKLEVESLKHGLNGTLRIGTVPQCSISLAQMLRAVSERYPQLDYRVAVLSADQLLEALTAHTVDIGIGFFELPTLKELHFQSQPLADSGIDLVFHPQHFPELVGESPLTLDTVGTLPLCLAEPTRYFRRYLDQHFREAGLTLHIRLETTSIFQLLQGIFVGLGCGLFPRGNLQMEMTPQLQRRAIAIPPISRHAALVIAEPGRATPLAQHFFDAAQAWLLR, encoded by the coding sequence ATGGATATTAAGCAACTGATCTACCTGTGTAATCTTGAGCGAGAGCGCCATTTTGGCCGTGCGGCAGAGGCTAGCTTTGTCAGCCAACCGACGTTATCCATGCGGTTGAAAAATCTTGAGAAAGAACTCGGTGTGGCGCTGATCAACCGGGGCAATAATTTTGAAGGTTTTACTGCCGAAGGTGAACGGGTGTTGGCCTGGGCACGGGAAATCGTTTCCGTTTACCAGGGGCTGAAGCTGGAAGTGGAATCGCTGAAACATGGGCTGAACGGGACATTGCGCATCGGTACCGTGCCGCAGTGCAGCATATCATTAGCGCAGATGTTGAGGGCGGTCAGCGAGCGTTACCCGCAGTTGGACTATCGCGTAGCGGTATTGAGCGCCGATCAACTGCTGGAAGCACTGACCGCGCACACGGTGGATATTGGCATCGGTTTCTTTGAACTGCCAACGCTTAAAGAGCTGCACTTCCAGTCGCAGCCATTGGCCGACAGCGGCATTGACCTGGTGTTCCATCCGCAACATTTTCCCGAGCTGGTGGGAGAAAGCCCACTGACGCTGGATACGGTGGGCACATTGCCATTGTGCCTGGCGGAGCCGACACGTTATTTTCGCCGCTATCTGGATCAGCACTTCCGTGAGGCGGGCCTGACGCTGCACATCCGTTTGGAAACCACTTCAATCTTCCAACTGCTACAGGGGATCTTTGTCGGTTTAGGCTGTGGCCTGTTTCCCCGTGGCAACCTGCAAATGGAAATGACGCCACAATTGCAGCGGCGTGCTATTGCCATCCCTCCGATATCACGTCATGCGGCGTTGGTGATTGCAGAGCCGGGCAGGGCTACGCCACTGGCACAGCATTTCTTTGATGCGGCTCAGGCGTGGTTATTGCGGTAA
- a CDS encoding peroxidase, with translation MEHRLTPQHNQWYHETQRSSDSEALPEPGAAPLRDCFLLGLGAFADEALNAALIARAEVFTASLAVYHVLFPDRVVTSREVTLSPYDRLCTALTVAQVAGVQTLCSHYASRLAPLDSPDASRESNIRLAQITQYARQLASQPTLICSKALQQLSEVGLSTQDIVTFSQIIGFVSYQARVVAGIAGLGGRPTVVVPGFPSVEDAESQGFSGEKRLWQARLPEIVLEQASARQLDILDQSHPNARGESYYLLLAHDAATLHERNTVYTRIIQEDFGLPYRLKALAALTVSRINGSHYCAAMVGNQIEDEGLAHTLLTGVNNALNATADPLAAAVIRVTAELTRSPEKFTAQSMQPLLNGGLNQAQALEVILTCALYAWENRLRSSLGNAVEPLPQ, from the coding sequence ATGGAACATCGCCTGACCCCTCAGCATAATCAGTGGTACCACGAAACACAGCGCAGCTCAGACAGTGAAGCACTGCCTGAGCCCGGTGCCGCCCCCCTGCGCGATTGTTTTTTGTTGGGCCTGGGGGCTTTTGCCGATGAGGCGCTGAATGCGGCCCTCATCGCCCGAGCTGAAGTCTTCACCGCGTCACTGGCGGTTTATCATGTTCTGTTTCCTGATCGGGTTGTAACATCACGAGAAGTGACATTGTCACCTTATGATCGCCTTTGTACTGCGTTGACCGTCGCTCAAGTGGCTGGCGTACAAACCTTATGTAGCCACTATGCCTCTCGACTCGCCCCTCTGGACAGCCCAGACGCGTCGCGAGAAAGCAACATCCGTTTAGCGCAAATCACGCAATATGCCCGCCAACTCGCCAGCCAACCCACGCTCATTTGCAGCAAAGCATTACAACAGCTCAGCGAGGTGGGGCTCAGCACGCAGGATATTGTGACATTCTCGCAGATTATCGGTTTTGTCAGCTATCAGGCTCGCGTTGTTGCCGGCATTGCGGGTCTGGGGGGCAGACCAACGGTTGTCGTGCCGGGTTTCCCCTCGGTTGAGGATGCCGAATCGCAAGGGTTCAGCGGCGAAAAGCGGTTGTGGCAAGCGCGCCTGCCAGAAATCGTGTTGGAACAGGCGAGTGCACGACAACTTGACATTCTCGATCAGAGTCACCCGAACGCCCGTGGCGAATCCTATTATCTGCTGCTCGCACATGACGCGGCCACGCTGCATGAGCGCAATACGGTTTATACCCGTATTATCCAGGAAGATTTCGGGCTTCCCTATCGCCTTAAAGCTTTAGCGGCTCTGACGGTATCACGCATCAATGGTAGCCATTACTGCGCGGCAATGGTGGGTAACCAAATTGAGGATGAAGGCTTGGCACACACGTTATTGACTGGGGTTAATAACGCGCTGAACGCCACTGCCGATCCGCTGGCCGCCGCGGTGATCCGCGTGACTGCCGAACTGACTCGCTCACCGGAGAAATTCACGGCGCAAAGCATGCAACCGTTACTCAACGGCGGACTCAATCAGGCACAGGCGCTGGAAGTGATCCTGACCTGTGCGCTGTATGCCTGGGAAAACCGCTTACGTTCCAGCTTGGGAAATGCCGTTGAGCCATTACCGCAATAA
- a CDS encoding DUF4762 family protein: MKKLNTSEASNIIGGSDYTCETHYVAYSSTICYQETICKDKHGNTRKISRNDVKCVSR; encoded by the coding sequence GTGAAAAAGCTCAATACCTCAGAAGCATCAAACATTATTGGTGGCAGTGACTATACTTGCGAAACCCATTATGTCGCCTATTCTTCAACGATCTGTTATCAGGAGACCATATGCAAAGACAAGCACGGCAATACCAGAAAGATATCTCGTAACGATGTCAAGTGTGTCAGTCGTTGA
- the sapF gene encoding putrescine export ABC transporter ATP-binding protein SapF: protein METLLEVRNLTKTYRYRTGLFRRQHVEAVKSVSFTLRERQTLAIIGENGSGKSTLAKMLSGMVEPSSGELLIDDHPLVFGDYRYRSQRIRMIFQDPSTSLNPRQRIGQLLDAPLRLNTDLEASEREARINQTLRQVGMLPDHAYYYPHMLASGQKQRIALARALILQPKVIVADEALASLDMSMRSQIINLMLELQEKHGISYIYVTQHLGMMKHISDQVMVMHEGEIVERGSTAEVLASPLHELTKRLIASHFGEALTADAWRRDGDRF, encoded by the coding sequence ATGGAAACGCTGTTGGAAGTGCGCAATCTGACGAAAACCTACCGTTACCGTACCGGGCTGTTCCGTCGCCAGCATGTGGAAGCGGTTAAGTCCGTCAGCTTTACCCTGCGCGAGCGCCAGACATTGGCGATCATTGGTGAGAATGGCTCGGGTAAGTCCACTCTGGCAAAAATGCTCTCTGGCATGGTTGAGCCCTCTTCCGGTGAACTGCTGATCGACGATCATCCGTTAGTGTTTGGCGATTACCGTTACCGCAGCCAGCGGATCCGCATGATTTTCCAGGACCCCAGCACCTCGCTCAACCCTCGCCAACGTATTGGTCAGCTGCTTGATGCCCCGTTACGGTTGAATACCGATCTGGAGGCCAGCGAGCGAGAGGCGCGCATCAACCAGACCTTGCGCCAGGTGGGCATGCTGCCAGACCACGCTTATTATTATCCTCATATGCTCGCCTCCGGTCAGAAGCAACGCATAGCCCTGGCACGCGCGCTGATCCTGCAACCTAAGGTGATTGTGGCCGATGAGGCGCTGGCCTCTCTGGATATGTCAATGCGTTCGCAGATCATTAACCTGATGCTGGAATTACAAGAAAAGCATGGTATTTCATATATTTATGTCACTCAGCATCTGGGCATGATGAAACATATCAGCGATCAGGTCATGGTCATGCATGAAGGTGAAATCGTTGAGCGTGGCAGTACTGCAGAAGTGCTGGCCTCGCCGCTACACGAACTCACCAAGCGTCTGATTGCCAGCCATTTTGGTGAGGCACTCACCGCAGATGCCTGGCGGCGTGACGGCGACCGGTTCTAA
- the sapD gene encoding putrescine export ABC transporter ATP-binding protein SapD, protein MPLLDIRNLTIEFMTAEGPVKAVDRVSMTLTEGEVRGLVGESGSGKSLIAKAICGVTKDNWRVTADRFRFDDIDLLQLTPRERRKLVGHNVSMIFQEPQSCLDPSESIGRQLVQAIPGWTYKGRWWQRINWRKRRAIELLHRVGIKDHDDIMGSFPYELTEGECQKVMIAIALANQPRLLIADEPTNAMEPTTQAQIFRLLARLNQNNNTTILLISHDLQMMSKWADRVNVLYCGQTVESAQCEDLLAAPHHPYTQALIRAMPDFGRSLPHKSRLNTLPGAIPSLEHLPIGCRLGPRCPYAQKKCIETPRLRPVKNHLFACHFPLNMEEQ, encoded by the coding sequence ATGCCGTTACTCGATATCCGCAATCTGACCATCGAATTCATGACCGCCGAAGGGCCGGTGAAAGCCGTTGACCGCGTCAGCATGACGTTGACCGAAGGCGAAGTACGTGGCCTGGTGGGTGAATCGGGCTCGGGCAAGAGCCTGATCGCCAAGGCTATTTGTGGCGTAACCAAAGACAACTGGCGCGTCACCGCCGATCGCTTCCGTTTCGATGATATTGACCTGCTGCAACTGACGCCGCGCGAAAGACGTAAACTGGTTGGTCACAACGTTTCAATGATTTTTCAAGAGCCGCAATCCTGTCTGGATCCTTCAGAAAGCATTGGGCGACAGCTGGTGCAGGCTATCCCTGGCTGGACTTACAAAGGGCGTTGGTGGCAGCGCATTAACTGGCGCAAACGGCGGGCAATTGAGCTGTTGCACCGCGTCGGCATCAAGGATCATGACGATATCATGGGCAGTTTTCCCTATGAGTTGACCGAAGGGGAATGCCAAAAAGTGATGATTGCCATTGCGCTGGCCAATCAGCCAAGATTGCTGATTGCCGATGAACCGACCAACGCCATGGAGCCAACCACCCAGGCGCAGATCTTCCGCCTGTTGGCCCGCCTTAATCAGAACAACAACACCACTATTCTGCTGATCAGTCACGATTTGCAAATGATGAGCAAATGGGCCGATCGGGTGAACGTACTTTACTGTGGCCAGACGGTAGAAAGCGCACAATGCGAAGATCTGCTCGCTGCGCCCCATCATCCTTATACTCAGGCGCTGATCCGTGCCATGCCCGATTTTGGTCGCTCACTGCCGCATAAAAGCCGCCTGAATACCTTACCGGGGGCTATTCCGTCACTGGAACACCTGCCGATCGGCTGTCGTTTGGGGCCGCGTTGCCCCTATGCACAGAAAAAGTGTATTGAAACGCCACGCCTGCGTCCGGTGAAAAACCATCTGTTTGCCTGTCACTTCCCGTTGAACATGGAGGAGCAATAA
- the sapC gene encoding putrescine export ABC transporter permease SapC has translation MPFDNVYREKKMPSPLRYTWRIFYGDILAMIGFYGVIALLLLSLFGSLLAPYALDQQFLGYQLLPPSWSRYGNVSFFLGTDDLGRDILSRLLTGTAATYGSALIVTVAAALCGVILGVFAGVTHGLLSAILNHILDTLLSIPSLLLAIIVVAFIGPKLEHAMLAVWLALLPRMVRTIYSAVHDELEKEYVVAARLDGASTLQILWYAVMPNIAAVLITEFTRALSMAILDIAALGFLDLGAQLPSPEWGAMLGDSLELVYVAPWTVMLPGAAILVSVLLVNLLGDGMRRAINAGVE, from the coding sequence ATGCCCTTCGATAACGTATATCGCGAAAAGAAAATGCCGAGCCCGCTACGGTATACCTGGCGGATATTTTACGGTGATATTCTGGCCATGATTGGCTTTTACGGCGTCATAGCATTGTTGCTGCTTTCGCTGTTTGGCAGCCTGCTGGCCCCTTATGCCCTGGATCAGCAGTTCCTGGGTTATCAACTGCTGCCCCCTTCCTGGTCACGCTACGGCAACGTATCGTTCTTTCTCGGCACTGACGACCTTGGCCGCGATATCCTCAGCCGTTTATTGACCGGCACCGCCGCGACCTATGGCTCAGCGCTGATCGTCACGGTAGCGGCGGCACTCTGCGGTGTGATCCTGGGGGTTTTCGCCGGGGTGACTCACGGCTTGCTCTCAGCGATACTGAACCATATTCTCGATACCCTGCTTTCTATTCCCTCCCTGCTGCTGGCGATCATTGTCGTGGCGTTTATCGGCCCCAAGCTGGAGCACGCCATGTTGGCCGTTTGGCTGGCATTGCTACCACGCATGGTGCGTACTATCTACAGCGCGGTGCACGATGAGCTGGAAAAAGAGTATGTGGTAGCCGCTCGTCTTGATGGCGCTTCAACGTTGCAGATTCTGTGGTACGCGGTAATGCCAAATATTGCTGCGGTGCTGATCACTGAGTTTACCCGCGCGCTGTCGATGGCAATCCTCGATATCGCCGCATTAGGCTTCCTCGATCTGGGGGCGCAGCTCCCTTCGCCGGAATGGGGAGCCATGCTGGGTGACTCGCTAGAGCTGGTTTACGTTGCCCCCTGGACCGTAATGCTGCCGGGTGCCGCCATCCTGGTCAGCGTATTGCTGGTAAACCTGTTAGGCGACGGCATGCGCCGCGCAATTAATGCGGGAGTGGAATAA
- the sapB gene encoding putrescine export ABC transporter permease SapB, protein MIIFTLRRILLLLITLFFLTLVSFSLSYFTPRAPLNGAALLDAYQFYFVSLLHWDFGVSSINGQAISEQLREVFPATMELCVLAFTLALFIGIPLGIIAGVMRGKWQDTAISTFALLGFSIPVFWLALLLMLYFSLHLGWLPVSGRFDLLYQVKPVTGFALIDAWISDSPYRNEMIASAARHMVLPIAALAVAPITEVIRLMRISTDDVLGQNYIKAAATRGLSRFTIIRRHVLHNALPPIIPKLGLQFSTMLTLAMITEVVFSWPGLGRWLINAIRQQDYAAISAGVMVIGTLVITINVLADILGAATNPLKHKEWYALR, encoded by the coding sequence ATGATCATCTTTACCTTACGCCGTATTCTGCTGCTGCTGATCACGCTGTTCTTTCTGACGCTAGTCAGTTTCAGCCTGAGTTATTTCACTCCGCGCGCCCCACTTAATGGTGCTGCATTGCTGGATGCTTACCAGTTCTACTTTGTCAGCCTGCTGCATTGGGATTTCGGCGTGTCCAGCATCAACGGGCAGGCCATCAGCGAACAACTGCGGGAAGTGTTCCCGGCCACCATGGAGCTGTGCGTTCTGGCGTTTACTCTGGCGCTGTTCATCGGCATCCCACTGGGGATTATTGCCGGTGTCATGCGCGGGAAATGGCAAGATACGGCTATCAGTACCTTTGCACTGCTGGGCTTTTCAATACCGGTATTCTGGCTGGCCTTGTTGCTGATGTTGTATTTTTCACTGCATCTGGGCTGGCTGCCGGTTTCAGGCCGTTTCGATCTGCTGTATCAGGTGAAGCCGGTTACCGGTTTTGCGCTGATTGACGCCTGGATTTCAGACTCACCTTATCGCAATGAGATGATTGCCAGTGCAGCGCGCCATATGGTGCTACCTATTGCCGCGCTGGCCGTTGCGCCAATCACCGAAGTAATCCGTCTGATGCGCATCAGCACCGACGACGTACTCGGCCAGAACTACATCAAAGCAGCCGCTACCCGCGGTCTTTCGCGTTTTACTATTATCCGCCGCCATGTTCTGCACAATGCGTTACCACCGATCATCCCTAAACTCGGGTTACAGTTTTCTACCATGCTCACGCTGGCCATGATCACCGAAGTGGTATTCAGTTGGCCAGGGTTAGGTCGCTGGCTGATCAACGCTATCCGCCAGCAAGACTATGCGGCGATATCCGCCGGAGTGATGGTTATCGGCACGTTGGTGATCACCATCAACGTCTTGGCCGATATTCTGGGTGCTGCCACCAACCCGCTGAAACATAAGGAATGGTATGCCCTTCGATAA
- the sapA gene encoding ABC transporter substrate-binding protein SapA: protein MRGLPLWIMSLSCLANSALASTPAVPAAVTPPADIRQSGFVYCVSGILNTFNPQMASSGLTVDTLAAQLYDRLLDVDPYTYRLIPELAQSWEVLDNGATYRFHLRRDVPFQTTAWFQPTRKMNADDVVLSFERVFNPKHPFHSVNGGEYPYFDSLQFADTVQSVKKLDDYTVEFRLQAPDASFLWHLATHYAPVLSAEYAANLTQDGTQEMIDREPVGTGPFLLNEYRSGQYIRLARNEAYWKGRPRMSQVVIDMGAGGTGRLSKLLTGECDVLAYPAASQLSILRDDPRLRLTLRPGMNIAYLAFNTRKPPLDNLKVRQAIALSINNQRLMQSIYYGTAETAASILPRASWAYDNDAHVTEYDPAKAREMLREAGVGPLDLKLWVPTASQSYNPSPLKTAELLQADLAQVGINLTIVPVEGRFQEARLMEMNHDLTLTGWSTDSNDPDSFFRPLLSCAAIRSQTNYAHWCDPNFDEVLQDALLSQQLSQRIDNYQRAQKILEQQLPVLPLASSLRLQAYRYDIKGLVLSPFGNASFAGVYREPAAEEVKK, encoded by the coding sequence ATGCGTGGTTTACCCCTTTGGATAATGTCGCTGAGTTGCCTGGCAAACTCTGCTTTGGCCTCAACACCGGCTGTGCCCGCCGCAGTCACGCCACCTGCGGATATCCGCCAGAGCGGTTTTGTTTATTGCGTCAGCGGTATCCTTAATACTTTCAACCCACAGATGGCCAGCAGCGGCCTGACGGTCGATACGCTCGCCGCTCAACTGTACGATCGGCTGCTGGATGTCGATCCCTATACCTATCGGCTTATCCCCGAACTGGCGCAAAGCTGGGAAGTGCTGGATAACGGTGCCACCTATCGCTTCCACCTGCGTCGTGATGTGCCCTTCCAGACGACGGCCTGGTTCCAACCCACGCGCAAAATGAATGCCGACGATGTGGTGCTCAGTTTTGAGCGAGTGTTTAACCCCAAGCATCCCTTCCACAGTGTTAACGGGGGCGAATACCCGTATTTCGACAGTTTGCAATTTGCCGATACGGTGCAAAGCGTTAAAAAGCTCGATGACTACACCGTCGAGTTCCGCCTGCAGGCCCCGGATGCCTCTTTCTTGTGGCACCTGGCAACCCATTATGCGCCGGTACTATCAGCGGAATATGCCGCTAATCTGACGCAGGATGGCACTCAGGAGATGATCGATCGCGAACCCGTCGGAACCGGCCCGTTCCTGCTCAATGAATACCGTTCAGGGCAATATATCCGTCTGGCGCGCAATGAAGCGTATTGGAAAGGGAGACCACGCATGTCGCAGGTGGTGATCGACATGGGTGCCGGCGGTACCGGCAGACTGTCGAAACTGCTGACCGGGGAGTGTGATGTGTTAGCCTATCCCGCTGCGAGCCAGCTTTCTATTCTGCGCGACGATCCTCGTCTGCGTCTGACGCTGCGCCCTGGGATGAACATTGCCTATCTGGCTTTCAATACCCGTAAGCCACCGCTCGACAACTTGAAGGTTCGCCAGGCAATTGCGCTGTCCATTAACAATCAGCGCCTGATGCAGTCTATCTATTATGGCACCGCCGAGACCGCCGCCTCGATCCTGCCGCGCGCCTCCTGGGCCTATGACAATGATGCCCATGTAACGGAATACGATCCGGCCAAAGCGCGTGAAATGCTGCGTGAAGCCGGAGTCGGGCCGCTGGATCTGAAACTGTGGGTACCGACCGCATCCCAATCCTATAACCCAAGCCCACTGAAAACGGCGGAACTGCTGCAGGCTGACCTGGCGCAGGTAGGTATCAATCTCACCATCGTACCGGTTGAAGGCCGTTTTCAGGAAGCCCGCCTGATGGAAATGAACCACGACCTAACGCTAACAGGTTGGTCGACGGACAGTAACGATCCGGACAGCTTCTTCCGACCACTGCTCAGTTGCGCGGCGATCCGTTCGCAAACCAACTATGCTCACTGGTGCGATCCCAACTTCGATGAAGTGTTACAGGATGCGCTACTCTCACAACAGCTGTCGCAACGTATTGATAATTATCAGCGGGCGCAGAAAATTCTTGAGCAGCAATTGCCCGTGTTGCCGTTGGCCTCTTCGCTACGTCTGCAGGCATACCGCTATGACATCAAGGGGCTGGTGCTGAGCCCGTTCGGCAATGCGTCATTTGCCGGGGTGTACCGTGAACCCGCGGCTGAGGAGGTAAAAAAATGA
- a CDS encoding NAD(P)H-dependent oxidoreductase produces MNILLVYAHPEASSLNGSLKSFAVRHLEAAGHQVQVSDLYAMKWKAVLDGDDRTDRQADASFDPSMDSKLAFERGTQSKDIALEQEKLHWADTVILQFPLWWFSMPAILKGWVERVYAYGFAYGVGEHSDARWGDRYGEGNMAGKRAMLLVTAGGWESHYSARGINGPIEDLLFPIHHGILYYPGFDVLPPFVVYRTGRIDETTFSTLCNKLGQRLDQLATLAPLPFRKQNAGDYEIPQLTLRADIAAKGSGFSLHQK; encoded by the coding sequence ATGAATATTCTACTTGTCTATGCTCACCCGGAAGCCAGCTCACTTAACGGATCGCTTAAATCTTTTGCGGTCAGACATCTTGAAGCTGCCGGACATCAGGTACAGGTATCAGATTTATATGCCATGAAGTGGAAAGCCGTTCTGGATGGCGACGACCGCACAGATCGTCAGGCTGATGCCAGCTTTGATCCCTCGATGGATTCCAAGCTGGCTTTTGAACGAGGGACACAAAGTAAAGATATCGCCCTTGAGCAAGAGAAATTGCACTGGGCAGATACCGTCATTCTGCAGTTCCCTTTATGGTGGTTCTCCATGCCGGCCATTCTCAAGGGTTGGGTAGAGCGTGTGTATGCCTATGGCTTTGCTTACGGCGTCGGAGAGCACTCTGACGCCCGCTGGGGCGATCGCTATGGTGAAGGAAATATGGCAGGAAAACGGGCGATGTTGCTGGTCACCGCGGGCGGATGGGAATCCCATTACAGTGCACGCGGCATCAACGGTCCCATAGAGGACCTGCTGTTCCCGATACATCATGGTATTCTTTACTACCCCGGCTTTGATGTCCTGCCGCCATTTGTGGTGTACCGCACTGGCCGCATCGACGAAACAACATTCTCAACCTTGTGTAATAAATTAGGACAGCGCCTGGACCAGTTGGCCACGCTTGCCCCGTTGCCTTTCCGCAAACAAAATGCGGGCGACTACGAGATCCCGCAGTTGACCTTACGGGCAGACATTGCCGCTAAGGGCTCAGGTTTTTCACTGCATCAAAAATAA
- a CDS encoding LysR family transcriptional regulator yields MSNFGRLDLNLLVTLDVLLVEHNVTRAAERLSLSQPSVSVHLAKLRAFFDDPLLLPGPRGMRPTARAEALREPLRQALEVLEFAVSPIRPFEPAVADITWRVAASDYGESTVLLPALAALRQSAPGSRLAVFELAPTRIARQAEVGEIDLAFHTREDAPPGMRQRVLFKEKYVLAGRAGHPALTSSPTLAQFSQLEHVVVSPNGGGFTGITDQTLEQVGLLRRVVLSVPHFLFVKSVIASTDLVAMLPERLVRGSPALQIAEPPVEIPGYEFVMLWDERSQRDPAHQWLRELIARSV; encoded by the coding sequence ATGAGTAATTTCGGAAGGTTGGATCTCAATCTGTTGGTGACGCTGGATGTGTTGCTGGTGGAGCATAATGTGACACGTGCGGCGGAGCGGCTATCGTTATCTCAACCTTCGGTAAGCGTTCATTTGGCCAAGTTGAGAGCGTTCTTTGACGATCCGCTGCTATTACCAGGGCCAAGAGGAATGCGGCCAACGGCCAGAGCGGAAGCGTTACGTGAACCCCTGCGCCAGGCTTTGGAGGTACTTGAGTTTGCCGTTTCGCCTATCAGACCGTTTGAACCGGCAGTAGCCGATATCACCTGGCGTGTCGCCGCCTCGGATTATGGCGAGTCAACGGTGCTTCTGCCTGCATTGGCGGCACTGAGGCAGTCGGCGCCTGGCAGCCGTTTGGCGGTGTTTGAACTGGCGCCAACGCGCATAGCCAGACAGGCGGAAGTGGGGGAGATTGATCTTGCATTTCACACTAGGGAAGATGCTCCGCCCGGGATGCGTCAGCGTGTACTGTTTAAGGAGAAGTACGTTTTAGCAGGGCGTGCCGGTCACCCTGCATTGACATCGTCACCGACACTGGCGCAATTCAGCCAACTTGAACATGTGGTGGTTTCACCCAATGGCGGGGGATTCACTGGCATTACCGACCAAACGTTGGAGCAGGTTGGGCTTTTGCGCCGCGTGGTGCTTTCCGTGCCACATTTCTTGTTCGTGAAATCCGTTATCGCCAGTACCGATCTGGTGGCGATGTTGCCTGAGCGTCTGGTGCGTGGCAGCCCCGCACTGCAGATTGCTGAACCGCCGGTTGAGATACCCGGTTATGAGTTCGTGATGCTATGGGATGAGCGTTCTCAGCGCGATCCTGCGCATCAATGGTTACGCGAACTGATTGCCCGGTCGGTTTAA